The following proteins come from a genomic window of Methanosarcina sp. MTP4:
- a CDS encoding winged helix-turn-helix domain-containing protein — MKAYELFSELGSEVRLGILKALGEKPLKFTAISEHLKITSPETSRQLNRLIDAALLEKRPDGFYSLTPFGNLVMASAPNLEFIALNSSYFLTHDVSPIPPELLRRVDMLSGGKVVTGVFEVMENVDSLFDGIGEYSWYLSDNFPRCFLPKIEQKLDAGVEFRSVYPEEFLTNVLRSVGEKVRSGIEFRTLEEIRIALNVNDHYAFLGLPGQDGKIDRDCVLIGSDSGFKDWCRELFEYYWRRSSKYHP; from the coding sequence ATGAAAGCTTATGAACTCTTTTCCGAACTGGGTTCGGAAGTAAGGCTGGGCATCCTCAAAGCCCTTGGTGAGAAACCGCTGAAATTCACGGCTATCTCGGAGCATCTGAAGATCACCTCTCCAGAGACTTCCAGGCAGTTGAACAGGCTCATTGATGCAGCCCTGCTGGAAAAAAGGCCTGACGGCTTTTACTCCCTTACACCCTTCGGGAACCTTGTCATGGCTTCCGCACCTAACCTCGAATTCATCGCCCTGAACTCTTCTTACTTCCTGACCCACGACGTTTCCCCTATCCCTCCAGAGCTTCTCAGGCGGGTGGACATGCTCTCGGGAGGAAAAGTGGTTACCGGAGTCTTTGAGGTCATGGAAAATGTGGACTCCCTTTTCGACGGAATAGGAGAGTATTCCTGGTACCTCTCGGATAACTTCCCCAGGTGCTTCCTTCCAAAAATCGAACAGAAACTTGACGCCGGAGTGGAATTCAGGAGCGTATATCCGGAAGAATTTTTAACTAATGTTTTGCGCTCCGTGGGCGAAAAAGTCAGGTCCGGAATTGAATTCAGGACCCTGGAAGAAATCAGAATCGCCCTGAACGTAAACGACCATTACGCCTTTCTTGGCCTGCCGGGACAGGACGGAAAGATCGACCGGGACTGCGTCCTTATCGGTTCCGACTCCGGGTTTAAGGATTGGTGCAGGGAATTGTTCGAGTACTACTGGAGAAGATCGAGCAAGTATCACCCGTAA
- a CDS encoding Acg family FMN-binding oxidoreductase, with protein MAIITWQNAVIAFAGILVIGIFALVIVDGTFLHKQYLEPWAEDYHEQFEDPRVQVLAHGVLSPNSHNLQSWRVVLEGEDSFLLYVDTDRLSPKADPPGRQATVSQGTFLEYVRIAAEELGYEAEIELFPEGEYGLEGSPENLDSKPVARVSLKEASGDAPEEVRESRETGGYISPLYPVMFLPDTYRVSYRETKLQQEDIEKLEALSTENVTIVVFQEAEDVEKLGDIALRAAEVEAGNSGVQEEGSELFRPNEWEKNKFRYGFTMEGQGLSPLKVHVLQGLLSLFPSMNSPEASRDSFLSQTKTAVENTPAYALIITEGNSRTVQVESGILYSRFLLTASDMGYAMQPLSQATEEYPEMAGMYKEIHEEYAEEGETVQMLVRIGVPEKEVPPTMRLDVMDIIEE; from the coding sequence TTGGCGATAATCACCTGGCAGAATGCGGTAATTGCATTTGCAGGTATTCTGGTGATCGGCATCTTTGCGCTGGTCATAGTAGACGGTACCTTCCTTCATAAACAATACCTTGAGCCCTGGGCTGAAGACTATCATGAGCAGTTTGAGGACCCGAGGGTTCAGGTGCTTGCCCACGGGGTGCTTTCCCCGAATTCCCACAACCTCCAGTCCTGGAGAGTGGTTCTGGAAGGTGAAGACAGTTTTCTCCTGTATGTGGATACGGACAGGCTGAGCCCGAAAGCCGATCCTCCGGGCAGGCAGGCGACCGTCAGCCAGGGAACTTTCCTTGAATATGTAAGGATCGCGGCTGAAGAGCTTGGGTACGAAGCTGAAATCGAGCTTTTCCCTGAAGGGGAATACGGGCTCGAAGGCTCTCCTGAAAATTTAGACAGCAAACCTGTTGCCAGGGTGAGCCTGAAAGAAGCTTCCGGGGATGCTCCGGAGGAAGTTCGGGAAAGCCGTGAAACCGGAGGCTACATTTCACCTCTTTATCCCGTGATGTTTCTCCCGGACACTTACAGGGTCTCGTACAGGGAAACAAAGCTGCAGCAGGAAGACATTGAGAAGCTCGAGGCCCTGAGCACGGAAAACGTTACCATAGTCGTTTTCCAGGAAGCAGAGGACGTTGAAAAGCTTGGAGACATCGCCCTTCGGGCGGCAGAGGTTGAAGCTGGTAATTCCGGCGTCCAGGAGGAAGGCTCCGAATTGTTCAGGCCCAACGAATGGGAGAAGAACAAGTTCCGCTACGGTTTTACCATGGAAGGCCAGGGGCTTTCTCCCCTCAAAGTCCATGTACTTCAGGGACTCTTATCCCTTTTCCCCTCCATGAACAGCCCTGAAGCCTCAAGGGACTCCTTCCTCAGCCAGACCAAAACTGCCGTGGAAAATACCCCTGCATACGCTCTGATAATCACGGAGGGCAACAGCCGAACGGTCCAGGTTGAATCCGGTATCCTCTACAGCCGCTTCCTGCTAACAGCCTCGGACATGGGATATGCCATGCAGCCCCTGAGCCAGGCCACTGAAGAGTATCCGGAAATGGCTGGAATGTATAAGGAAATCCACGAAGAATACGCAGAAGAAGGGGAAACCGTCCAGATGCTTGTAAGAATCGGGGTGCCGGAAAAAGAAGTTCCTCCAACAATGCGCCTTGATGTGATGGATATAATAGAAGAGTAA
- a CDS encoding isoprenylcysteine carboxylmethyltransferase family protein, whose protein sequence is METRMKTKMKTKEMAEGKIEEKTGSRTAGSRTEVKTEKKTKILPPTIFWLLVLASAGTSLSTRFIYPEGQLAASLPYSENFGIIAGGLLIAAGISLNIWTDLIFKKEATTVKPHEEPSKLITAGPFRISRHPMYLGMTLILFGLPLIFSGPATAFVFPVAFAMAMELLFIPFEEANCEKIFKNSYIDYKKDVRRWI, encoded by the coding sequence ATGGAAACAAGAATGAAGACGAAAATGAAGACAAAAGAAATGGCAGAAGGGAAGATAGAAGAGAAAACAGGATCGAGGACAGCAGGATCAAGGACAGAGGTGAAGACGGAAAAAAAGACAAAAATCTTACCCCCAACAATCTTCTGGCTCCTTGTCCTGGCTTCTGCAGGAACCTCCCTGTCAACCCGTTTTATTTACCCGGAAGGACAGCTAGCAGCCTCTCTTCCATATTCGGAAAACTTTGGGATAATCGCCGGAGGCCTGCTGATCGCCGCTGGTATCTCGTTAAACATCTGGACCGATCTGATCTTTAAAAAAGAAGCGACAACTGTCAAACCTCACGAAGAGCCTTCAAAGCTCATAACTGCCGGGCCTTTCCGGATCAGCCGCCACCCAATGTACCTCGGGATGACTCTGATACTCTTCGGGCTGCCCCTGATTTTTTCGGGTCCCGCAACAGCATTCGTCTTTCCGGTAGCTTTTGCAATGGCAATGGAACTGTTATTCATCCCCTTTGAAGAAGCAAACTGCGAGAAAATTTTCAAAAATAGTTATATTGATTATAAAAAAGATGTCAGGAGGTGGATTTAA
- a CDS encoding rubrerythrin family protein, translated as MNTSTIDNLKEAFAGESMANRKYLAFAKKADEEGLIQVAKLFRAAAAAETVHAHNHLGVLGEIKSTGENLKWAIEGETFEFNEMYPAYIEEAKKEGNKDAAWSFNLANQVEQIHAELYKKALENLGNNEEVDYYVCKVCGNTVENEPSGKCPICGAPASEFEKVE; from the coding sequence ATGAATACGAGCACGATCGACAACTTGAAGGAAGCCTTTGCCGGGGAGTCCATGGCAAACAGGAAATACCTGGCTTTTGCAAAGAAAGCCGATGAAGAAGGTTTAATACAGGTCGCCAAACTTTTCAGGGCCGCGGCTGCTGCGGAAACGGTACACGCCCACAACCACCTTGGAGTCCTGGGGGAAATCAAAAGTACCGGGGAAAACCTGAAATGGGCGATTGAGGGTGAAACTTTCGAATTCAATGAGATGTATCCTGCCTACATCGAGGAAGCAAAAAAAGAAGGGAACAAAGATGCTGCCTGGAGCTTTAACCTGGCAAACCAGGTAGAGCAGATCCACGCAGAGCTCTACAAAAAAGCTCTTGAGAACCTGGGGAACAATGAGGAAGTCGATTACTACGTCTGCAAGGTCTGCGGAAATACCGTGGAAAATGAACCTTCCGGAAAGTGCCCTATCTGTGGAGCGCCAGCATCCGAGTTTGAAAAAGTAGAATAA
- a CDS encoding response regulator: MNNILVVEDNPVIMELVRTLLTSFGYGHTGVEDGFETLKVVKESDFDLILLDIQLPGMDGLEVLKRLKEDPETENIPVIALTAHAMYGDEQKFLRAGCNGYVSKPIDIPGFKLLLEKLLPDTKIRY, encoded by the coding sequence ATGAATAATATACTGGTAGTTGAGGACAATCCTGTGATAATGGAACTTGTCAGAACCCTACTGACATCATTTGGTTATGGCCATACAGGGGTAGAAGATGGGTTTGAAACTCTGAAAGTTGTAAAAGAAAGTGATTTTGACCTTATCTTGCTGGATATACAACTTCCCGGAATGGACGGACTTGAAGTCCTCAAGAGGCTTAAAGAAGATCCGGAAACTGAGAATATTCCTGTTATTGCCCTGACAGCCCATGCCATGTACGGAGATGAACAGAAGTTTCTGAGAGCAGGGTGCAACGGCTATGTTTCGAAACCTATTGACATTCCAGGGTTCAAATTGTTGCTGGAAAAGTTATTGCCGGATACTAAAATTCGATACTAA
- a CDS encoding DUF3795 domain-containing protein, which translates to MQEKELTAYCGLHCADCIHFRNRHSKLAEQLKAELEKADFQSYASVKSPFGSEFQHYDSFIEVLEALIRHSCTEGCRVGGGCSKEPCLVIACCREKGYEGCWECSALESCEKLDFLKPRCGDAVMHNLKEIRERGFDGWSRRRSPFYNWQK; encoded by the coding sequence ATGCAGGAAAAGGAGCTCACAGCCTATTGCGGACTACATTGCGCCGATTGCATTCATTTCAGGAACAGGCACAGCAAACTTGCAGAGCAGTTGAAAGCTGAACTTGAAAAGGCGGATTTTCAGAGCTATGCAAGTGTAAAAAGCCCTTTTGGCTCCGAATTCCAGCACTATGATTCATTTATAGAAGTGCTGGAAGCCCTCATCCGACATTCCTGTACGGAAGGCTGCAGGGTTGGAGGAGGGTGCAGTAAGGAGCCCTGCCTGGTTATCGCGTGCTGCCGGGAAAAAGGATATGAGGGCTGCTGGGAATGCAGTGCGCTTGAAAGCTGCGAAAAACTCGATTTTCTAAAGCCCCGCTGTGGAGATGCAGTAATGCACAATCTGAAAGAAATCAGGGAACGAGGTTTTGACGGGTGGAGCAGGCGCCGCAGTCCTTTTTACAACTGGCAAAAATAA
- a CDS encoding DUF2173 family protein translates to MNRKECNLSLDELLKFDGVMAAGIFSPEGKLVDYKAKTDMPEAMARMTAKFCGTVNMTFDALASAYTELFKMNWVPQHNWMYSGGEWTVMISGTRGVFVESSKADIEKLLKALGMC, encoded by the coding sequence ATGAACCGAAAAGAATGCAACCTATCGTTAGATGAACTTCTCAAATTTGATGGCGTAATGGCAGCCGGGATTTTCAGTCCCGAAGGAAAGCTCGTGGATTACAAAGCCAAAACCGATATGCCTGAAGCGATGGCCCGGATGACCGCCAAGTTCTGCGGAACCGTGAACATGACGTTCGATGCTCTTGCCAGTGCCTACACGGAGCTCTTTAAGATGAACTGGGTACCTCAGCATAACTGGATGTACAGCGGCGGCGAATGGACCGTTATGATCTCGGGCACACGGGGAGTCTTTGTCGAAAGCTCAAAGGCCGATATAGAGAAGCTCCTCAAGGCTCTCGGAATGTGTTAA
- a CDS encoding toast rack family protein: MRKRDSGKASRVILIFSLTALMAVLLLGCGCMEAGELQVESRTVGLDGAEAADVELEMVNGDMKISGGSDELLDAEFRYNVAEWKPEIEYGVRDRQGELSVRQPEAREGGSGARNEWDLLLNEELPMVLKAELENGNSVLSLNSSSLETLELSVRNGNMEAEIAGNQPLLEELELTNSNGNVVLGLPGNYPSLTSLTIESVNGNIDAKLAGSYASLNNMEMKLNSGSIIADLSGDWSSNAGIEVSVNTGDITLTLPRDIGVYVDAVTPARVEADGFSREGSDYVNDAYGESDVTLKIKASSNAGAIKLLLAD; this comes from the coding sequence ATGAGGAAACGAGATTCAGGGAAGGCATCCCGGGTTATTTTGATTTTTAGCTTGACGGCACTCATGGCGGTACTGCTGCTGGGTTGCGGCTGCATGGAGGCAGGAGAACTGCAGGTTGAGTCCCGGACGGTTGGACTTGACGGCGCTGAAGCTGCAGATGTAGAACTCGAGATGGTAAACGGAGATATGAAGATCAGCGGAGGTTCGGATGAACTGCTGGATGCAGAATTCAGGTACAATGTAGCGGAATGGAAACCTGAAATCGAGTACGGTGTCCGGGATAGGCAGGGAGAACTCAGTGTACGGCAGCCAGAGGCACGCGAAGGTGGGAGCGGAGCCCGGAACGAGTGGGACCTGCTCCTTAACGAGGAACTGCCAATGGTTCTGAAGGCGGAGCTTGAGAACGGAAATTCTGTCCTTTCCCTAAACAGTTCTTCGCTGGAAACACTTGAGCTCAGCGTCAGAAACGGGAATATGGAAGCAGAAATAGCAGGAAACCAGCCGCTGCTGGAAGAGCTGGAGCTTACAAACTCCAATGGGAATGTCGTGCTCGGTCTGCCTGGAAACTACCCTTCTTTGACTTCATTAACGATAGAGTCCGTAAACGGGAACATCGATGCAAAACTTGCCGGCAGTTATGCTTCCCTGAACAACATGGAGATGAAGCTGAACAGCGGTTCCATCATTGCTGACCTTTCCGGGGACTGGAGCAGCAATGCCGGTATAGAAGTGTCCGTAAACACCGGGGATATCACCCTAACGCTTCCCCGTGACATCGGAGTTTACGTTGATGCTGTTACCCCGGCTCGTGTCGAAGCCGACGGTTTTAGCAGGGAAGGAAGCGATTATGTCAACGATGCCTATGGAGAATCGGACGTGACTTTGAAGATCAAAGCTTCTTCGAACGCAGGGGCAATTAAATTGCTTCTGGCTGATTGA
- a CDS encoding response regulator, whose product MGGLLTLSVYLSFGLGVFSLRRWMDTENALALHRIAEANLREKDERYRALFEQSNDSIIISDGKWVLDINERGREVLGVDRFDTGNVSLMSLVPGEYLPEAREALKVTCEKGSSCFEMKYMKSDGKLIDVEVSSSLIHNDGKLVQIVARDISSRKKAERWEQESRERLKTIIDNTLCGILLIEASSKKIVDANPVAVTTLGMSEKELLGEICHRFLSPEEEDKCLSFDPNHPSDVAESSLLNARGEPVPILKSVVPVSIGGTAYFVESFIDLSERKKAEEELLQAKFAAEGANRAKSEFLATMSHELRTPLTAIIGFSDLMLGGMTGGLDEQNMRFLKNISNSGIHLLALINNILDLSKIEAGKMDLEIENFSVPEVFADTKTVTTPLSLKKNISVEFDVKQGIFISADRVRFKQILYNLVSNAIKFTPNEGSVKVSALRCEDSVRVKVEDTGIGIAKEDMEHLFRPFKQIDSATNRHYEGTGLGLVLVRKFVDLHGGSLHVESELGKGSSFMFELPLRCTGNEMVNGGTNEGAKSIRAAENGVSGNAAETGTSGNAAETGLSGIEGSEVEVKAADETEKGSKIPEIIEPEGSLGSEPLVLVVEDDEMSRELLVITLTEAGYRVAQASSGKQALLLAQELKPFVITLDIMMPEMNGWMVLKDLKEDAATAEIPVLVISMDDDRKCSMLWGAFDHLVKPVEKGVLLSSLDHMRERTDITNPKILVVDDEAAIVELMVSMVENNGYEVTRAYGGREAIEKTVNEHPDALILDLMMPGVSGFDVIQALKRNPDTVDIPIIVCTAKDLTSEEKEMLNSNVSYVMQKGDLSRDKLIAFIKCVERSAETCRCC is encoded by the coding sequence TTGGGGGGCTTACTAACTCTTTCGGTTTATCTTTCCTTCGGGCTTGGGGTTTTTTCCCTGAGACGCTGGATGGATACGGAAAATGCCCTTGCCCTTCACAGGATAGCCGAGGCCAACCTCAGGGAAAAAGATGAAAGGTACAGGGCCCTGTTCGAACAGTCCAATGACTCAATCATCATTTCGGACGGCAAATGGGTGCTGGATATCAATGAAAGGGGCAGGGAAGTCCTGGGTGTTGACCGGTTCGACACCGGGAACGTTTCCCTTATGTCCCTGGTCCCCGGAGAGTATCTCCCCGAAGCCCGGGAAGCCCTGAAAGTAACATGCGAAAAGGGTTCTTCATGCTTTGAAATGAAGTACATGAAATCGGACGGGAAGCTTATTGACGTGGAGGTCAGCTCGTCCCTTATACATAACGATGGAAAACTGGTCCAGATTGTTGCCCGGGACATAAGCTCCCGCAAAAAAGCCGAAAGGTGGGAGCAGGAAAGCAGGGAGAGGTTGAAAACAATAATTGATAATACCCTCTGCGGTATTTTGCTTATTGAGGCCTCCAGCAAAAAAATAGTTGACGCAAACCCTGTTGCAGTGACCACTCTCGGGATGTCCGAAAAAGAACTTTTAGGGGAAATCTGCCACCGTTTTCTTTCTCCGGAAGAAGAAGATAAATGTCTTTCCTTTGACCCGAATCATCCTTCAGACGTGGCTGAAAGTTCTCTCCTGAATGCCAGGGGAGAACCCGTCCCCATCCTGAAGAGTGTGGTGCCCGTGTCCATCGGGGGGACCGCTTATTTTGTAGAGAGTTTCATCGACCTTTCCGAACGCAAAAAAGCAGAAGAAGAACTGCTCCAGGCAAAGTTTGCCGCCGAAGGGGCCAACCGTGCAAAGAGTGAATTCCTTGCTACCATGAGCCATGAACTGAGGACTCCCCTTACCGCAATCATCGGGTTTTCGGACCTGATGCTCGGAGGCATGACCGGGGGACTCGATGAGCAGAATATGCGCTTCCTCAAAAATATTTCCAACAGTGGCATACACCTCCTTGCGCTGATCAATAACATCCTAGACCTCTCGAAAATCGAAGCCGGGAAAATGGACCTTGAAATTGAGAACTTCTCTGTCCCCGAGGTCTTTGCCGACACCAAAACTGTTACAACTCCCCTCTCCCTGAAGAAAAACATTTCAGTAGAATTCGATGTGAAACAGGGCATTTTCATCAGCGCCGACAGGGTCCGCTTCAAGCAGATCCTCTACAATCTTGTGAGCAATGCAATCAAGTTTACCCCGAATGAAGGGTCCGTGAAAGTCTCGGCTCTTCGATGCGAGGACAGTGTCCGGGTAAAGGTTGAGGACACCGGGATCGGGATTGCAAAAGAGGATATGGAACACCTGTTCAGGCCCTTTAAACAGATTGATTCGGCAACCAACCGCCATTATGAAGGCACGGGCCTCGGGCTCGTCCTTGTCAGGAAGTTTGTTGACCTGCACGGAGGCTCGCTTCATGTGGAAAGTGAGCTCGGGAAAGGCTCCTCATTCATGTTCGAATTGCCGCTAAGGTGCACCGGAAATGAGATGGTAAACGGGGGAACTAACGAAGGTGCAAAGTCTATCAGGGCTGCCGAAAATGGAGTCTCCGGAAATGCCGCTGAAACAGGGACCTCCGGAAATGCCGCTGAAACAGGGCTTTCAGGTATTGAAGGTAGCGAAGTTGAGGTGAAGGCTGCGGATGAGACTGAAAAAGGTTCGAAAATCCCGGAAATTATTGAACCTGAAGGTTCACTCGGTTCCGAACCGCTGGTGCTGGTTGTCGAAGACGACGAAATGTCCCGGGAACTGCTTGTTATCACATTAACCGAGGCAGGCTACCGGGTGGCTCAGGCTTCCAGCGGGAAACAGGCCCTTTTGCTGGCTCAGGAATTGAAACCTTTCGTGATCACCCTGGATATCATGATGCCGGAGATGAACGGCTGGATGGTGCTTAAGGACCTGAAAGAGGACGCTGCAACGGCTGAAATTCCTGTGCTGGTAATTTCCATGGACGACGATAGGAAATGCAGCATGCTCTGGGGTGCATTCGACCACCTTGTAAAACCCGTTGAAAAAGGCGTGCTGCTCTCCTCCCTGGACCACATGAGGGAAAGGACCGATATAACAAACCCGAAAATACTCGTTGTTGACGACGAGGCCGCAATAGTTGAGCTTATGGTCTCGATGGTTGAAAATAACGGTTATGAAGTCACCCGTGCATACGGGGGCAGGGAAGCAATTGAAAAGACCGTAAATGAGCATCCTGATGCCCTTATTCTTGACCTGATGATGCCAGGGGTTTCCGGCTTTGACGTAATCCAGGCCCTCAAGCGGAATCCGGACACGGTCGATATCCCGATTATAGTCTGCACCGCAAAAGACCTCACAAGCGAGGAAAAAGAAATGCTCAATAGCAATGTTTCTTATGTCATGCAAAAAGGGGACCTGAGCAGGGATAAACTTATTGCCTTCATCAAATGCGTTGAGCGTAGTGCTGAAACGTGCAGGTGCTGTTGA
- a CDS encoding endonuclease III domain-containing protein gives MKEKIQKNSCQKSNSSIQEDSSRDPVIKKIYDYLLDVYGPQGWWPLTELHVNGGSNPTKTGSVQGYHPGDYTYPRNRTQQFEIICGALLTQNTSWPQVETALLNLKKLKALSPEGILALDPETLKEAIRPAGYYNQKAGRLKALAEWFSDLQEKTPERSPERSTEIIQGIPSREELLCLKGVGPETADSILLYAFKRPSFVVDAYTRRITANLGLAGEKAKYDEIKALFEENLPEDTVLYQEYHAMLVEHAKRHYKKKGAYGECPLLKIVGD, from the coding sequence ATGAAAGAGAAAATCCAGAAAAATAGCTGTCAGAAAAGCAATTCAAGCATTCAGGAAGATAGCTCCCGAGACCCTGTCATCAAAAAAATTTACGATTACCTGCTGGACGTATACGGCCCTCAGGGCTGGTGGCCCCTGACAGAACTCCACGTAAATGGCGGGTCCAATCCCACAAAAACCGGTTCCGTGCAGGGATACCACCCGGGTGATTACACTTACCCCCGGAACCGTACGCAGCAGTTCGAAATAATCTGCGGAGCCCTGCTTACCCAGAACACAAGCTGGCCCCAGGTCGAAACCGCCCTTCTCAACCTCAAAAAGCTAAAAGCCCTCTCTCCCGAAGGAATCCTTGCTCTTGATCCCGAAACCTTAAAAGAAGCCATCAGACCCGCAGGCTACTATAACCAGAAGGCCGGCCGCCTCAAAGCCCTTGCCGAATGGTTTTCAGACCTGCAGGAAAAAACCCCGGAAAGATCCCCGGAAAGATCCACTGAGATAATCCAGGGAATTCCATCCCGGGAAGAGCTCCTCTGCCTGAAAGGCGTAGGACCCGAAACCGCTGATTCGATTCTTCTCTATGCTTTTAAGCGACCCTCCTTTGTCGTTGACGCCTACACCAGAAGAATAACGGCTAACCTGGGTCTGGCCGGGGAAAAGGCAAAATACGACGAAATTAAGGCCCTCTTTGAAGAAAACCTTCCTGAGGATACGGTCCTATATCAGGAATACCACGCCATGCTCGTGGAACATGCAAAGCGGCATTATAAGAAGAAGGGAGCTTACGGAGAATGTCCACTTCTGAAGATTGTCGGGGATTAA
- a CDS encoding histidine kinase dimerization/phosphoacceptor domain -containing protein — protein MEQFPSKNPNPVLRAGKVGRLIYANMASDPLLHEWGVGVGEELPSSIGNVVREVISRNCPKKLEVKAGERVYLVAFHPLNGDEYVNIYGFDISGQKEMQEKLRIKEKQHDVLHKMGRMALTCGRLQGFMDESVKLVARTLELEYCKVLELLPDGDFLLRAGFGWKSGIVGKAIVEGKKESQAGYTLYSNGPVMVEDIWEEKRFKPPEILKEHGVASGISVIIGSLGKPFGVLGAHSRKKRKFTEEDAYFLSSVAFLLAENIERMRAEEELKQHREHLEELVRERTSELTKTNEILFREISGRKQVEKALQNNVNFLEAFLDAIPAPVFYRNLDYIYQGCNEMFAGYVLGLPKNKVIGHSMYDFKKEFSEEMVRISERFDQLLLKEGKSLPHEIRIRCAEDGKVRDFIAHKATYSNVAGEIIGIVGVLLDITERKKAEEALLKTEKIRKKEIHHRIKNNLQVISSLLSLQAEHFEDRKVIEAFRDSQNRVVSMSLIHEELYKTEENRDVETLDFTAYLRKLATDLLRSYKVGDENIHLKLDLENVSLGMDTAIPLGIIVNELVSNSLKHAFPDGRSGEIRVKLQRAETNHDHQFTLIVSDDGVGLPEAFDFRDTASLGLQLVNTLVEQIEGSIELERGTGTKFKIGFGETSL, from the coding sequence ATGGAGCAGTTTCCATCGAAAAACCCGAACCCTGTGCTCCGCGCTGGAAAGGTCGGAAGGCTCATTTACGCAAACATGGCAAGTGACCCCCTGCTGCACGAGTGGGGAGTTGGGGTAGGGGAAGAACTGCCGTCCTCTATCGGAAACGTGGTGCGGGAAGTAATTTCCAGGAATTGCCCGAAAAAATTGGAAGTTAAAGCCGGAGAAAGGGTATACCTTGTCGCTTTCCACCCCCTGAATGGAGACGAATACGTAAACATTTACGGATTCGACATCAGCGGTCAGAAAGAAATGCAGGAAAAGCTCCGCATAAAAGAAAAACAGCATGATGTGCTCCATAAAATGGGAAGGATGGCCCTTACCTGCGGAAGGCTCCAGGGCTTCATGGACGAAAGTGTAAAGCTGGTTGCCCGGACCCTTGAACTCGAATACTGCAAGGTTCTGGAACTCCTTCCGGATGGGGACTTCCTGCTCAGGGCCGGGTTCGGCTGGAAGTCCGGGATCGTGGGAAAAGCCATAGTCGAAGGGAAAAAAGAGTCTCAGGCAGGGTATACTTTGTATTCGAACGGCCCCGTGATGGTAGAAGATATTTGGGAGGAAAAACGCTTCAAACCCCCAGAAATCCTGAAAGAACACGGGGTGGCCAGCGGGATCAGTGTCATCATAGGCAGTCTGGGAAAACCCTTCGGAGTGCTGGGTGCCCACAGCAGGAAAAAAAGGAAGTTTACCGAAGAAGACGCCTATTTCCTCAGTTCGGTGGCTTTTTTGCTCGCGGAAAATATAGAGCGCATGCGTGCAGAAGAAGAACTGAAGCAGCACCGGGAGCACCTGGAAGAACTTGTAAGGGAAAGGACTTCCGAACTTACAAAAACAAACGAAATACTCTTCAGGGAAATTTCCGGGCGCAAACAGGTTGAAAAAGCTCTTCAAAATAACGTAAATTTCCTGGAAGCGTTTCTTGATGCAATCCCTGCTCCCGTATTTTACAGGAATCTGGACTACATCTACCAGGGCTGCAATGAGATGTTTGCCGGCTACGTTCTGGGCCTTCCGAAAAATAAAGTTATAGGACACTCAATGTATGATTTCAAGAAAGAGTTCTCAGAGGAAATGGTCCGGATCTCCGAACGTTTTGACCAGCTACTGCTAAAAGAGGGCAAAAGTCTGCCCCATGAAATAAGAATAAGATGTGCCGAAGACGGCAAAGTAAGGGACTTTATTGCCCACAAGGCCACCTACAGCAATGTTGCCGGGGAAATAATTGGAATAGTAGGTGTGCTGCTCGACATCACCGAACGAAAAAAGGCGGAAGAAGCCCTCCTGAAAACCGAGAAAATCCGCAAAAAAGAAATCCACCACAGGATTAAAAATAACCTCCAGGTGATCTCTTCCCTGCTCAGCCTTCAGGCCGAACATTTTGAGGACAGGAAAGTTATTGAAGCCTTCCGGGACAGCCAGAACCGCGTGGTTTCAATGTCCCTGATCCACGAAGAACTCTACAAAACAGAGGAAAACAGGGACGTGGAAACCCTTGATTTTACGGCATATCTCCGGAAACTGGCAACTGACCTTCTCAGGTCTTACAAAGTGGGGGATGAAAACATCCATTTAAAGCTGGACCTGGAGAATGTTTCCCTTGGGATGGATACCGCAATTCCCCTCGGGATCATTGTCAATGAACTTGTTTCCAACTCCTTAAAGCACGCTTTTCCCGACGGAAGAAGCGGGGAAATCCGGGTCAAACTCCAGAGGGCAGAAACTAACCATGACCACCAATTTACGCTTATCGTTTCTGACGACGGTGTGGGCCTGCCTGAAGCTTTCGATTTCAGGGATACCGCATCCCTGGGCCTCCAGCTAGTAAACACCCTCGTAGAGCAAATAGAAGGCAGTATCGAGCTTGAAAGGGGAACAGGAACGAAATTCAAGATCGGATTCGGGGAAACCAGCTTATAA